The following are from one region of the Ptychodera flava strain L36383 chromosome 15, AS_Pfla_20210202, whole genome shotgun sequence genome:
- the LOC139152408 gene encoding uncharacterized protein, translating into MKMESNGFVVIDERDQLFQLATTVRQEIQQLKNDVDTLKEHIKITKHTAAIQLKFWKVMGTFVLVAFPLACTSALHYAVNVLPVDENIDSVFKVTITILCMLSLCIGLPVYLDSFKEIADYIPFVSDDDDDDKAPSDDEEEDDDESDEDYDPRRDASETDDSEDNEDDEDSEDSADGAGDD; encoded by the exons ATGAAAATGGAGTCAAATG GGTTTGTTGTGATCGATGAGCGAGATCAGCTCTTTCAACTGGCCACAACGGTGCGTCAAGAGATCCAGCAGTTGAAGAATGACGTGGACACACTGAAGGAACATATCAAAATT ACAAAGCACACAGCAGCGATACAGCTGAAGTTTTGGAAGGTCATGGGAACGTTTGTATTGGTAGCCTTTCCTTTAGCCTGTACATCGGCTCTACACTATGCAGTCAATGTTTTACCAGTGGACGAGAATATAGAT TCTGTCTTCAAAGTTACCATAACTATATTGTGTATGCTCTCTCTGTGCATTGGACTTCCGGTTTATTTGGATTCATTCAAGGAGATCGCTGATTATATTCCATTTGTTAgcgatgacgacgatgatgataaaGCGCCCTCGGATGACGAGGAGGAGGATGATGATGAAAGTGATGAAGATTACGATCCACGGAGAGATGCCAGTGAAACCGATGATAGTGAAGATAATGAAGACGACGAGGACAGCGAAGACAGTGCAGATGGTGCAGGAGATGATTAG
- the LOC139152409 gene encoding N66 matrix protein-like, with protein sequence MRFTSLLLTSAAVFLLKILSVSGKCDKPILSEGLHYEGEDSFEMRVNDGATLQFYCDPGYTLFGESRIICEGSQFTGGPPTCIAEATTTRTNNNNGGNQGFAFTDDDRYNEGTAGDIGTSDGTNADNNDGGTADGGTADGGTADGGDRGTSDGTNADDNKGDTADDGTDAEGDRGTDGDDGTTGNDNNGGTDNVAGNHGEDDTAVDGNGDKDGVNGNRNNEDDAGVDGNQGDDDTGGDRLDENSNTDRLDGNSNKNGSEVLTFSMLVVFSAVTSIVVM encoded by the exons ATGAG ATTTACGAGCTTGTTATTAACATCGGCAGCAGTGTTCTTGTTGAAGATTTTGTCAGTCAGCG GTAAATGCGACAAACCAATCTTAAGTGAAGGACTTCATTATGAGGGAGAGGATTCATTTGAAATGAGAGTGAATGATGGCGCTACATTACAATTTTACTGTGACCCTGGATACACTCTCTTTGGTGAATCAAGAATCATCTGTGAAGGAAGTCAGTTTACCGGAGGACCGCCAACTTGTATCG CTGAAGCCACCACCACCAGGACCAACAATAATAATGGAGGTAACCAAGGCTTCGCATTTACTGATGACGATCGTTACAATGAAGGTACTGCTGGTGATATAGGCACTAGTGATGGTACTAACGCCGACAATAACGACGGTGGTACTGCTGATGGTGGTACTGCTGATGGTGGTACTGCTGATGGTGGTGATAGAGGCACTAGTGATGGTACTAACGCCGACGATAACAAAGGCGACACTGCTGATGATGGAACCGACGCCGAAGGTGATAGAGGGACTGACGGTGACGATGGTACCACAGGTAACGATAACAACGGGGGTACTGATAACGTAGCCGGTAACCATGGTGAAGATGACACCGCTGTTGATGGTAATGGTGATAAAGACGGCGTAAACGGTAACCGTAACAATGAAGATGATGCTGGCGTCGACGGTAACCAAGGTGATGATGACACTGGTGGTGATAGACTTGATGAAAATTCTAACACTGACagacttgacggaaactctaaTAAAAATGGTTCAGAAGTGTTAACTTTCAGCATGCTCGTGGTGTTTTCTGCGGTCACATCGATTGTAGTTATGTAA